The genomic window AATTAGAGAACGGACATGTGATTTTAGGTCACATATCAGGAAAGATGAGAATGCATTACATTAGAATCTTACCTGGAGATAAGGTATTAGTTCAAGTTTCACCTTATGATTTATCAAGAGGGAGAATTGTTTACAGAAAAAAATAATTTTTTTGTGAGAGGAGGTTTCAAATGAAAGTAAGAGCATCAGTAAAGCCTATTTGCGATAAGTGTAAAGTCATCAAAAGACACGGAAAGATCAGAGTAATCTGTAAATCTAATCCTAAGCACAAGCAAGTTCAAGGGTAATTGAAAGCAACACACATTTGAAAAACGCGTACTGTAAAGATATGTTGACCCGTAGGGGCGGTACTTTTGGGTGAAAATTCGGAGTAATCAAAAGGCATGTCGAGGAAAGTGTTTAGCTGGTTATTATACCAAGCGATATATAAAGTAAACGAGGAGGAAAATACGTGGCAAGAGTAGCAGGAGTAGATATCCCTAGAAATAAGAGAATCGTAATCGCATTAACTTA from Psychrilyobacter atlanticus DSM 19335 includes these protein-coding regions:
- the infA gene encoding translation initiation factor IF-1, producing MAKQDVIELEGVILETLPNAMFKVELENGHVILGHISGKMRMHYIRILPGDKVLVQVSPYDLSRGRIVYRKK
- the rpmJ gene encoding 50S ribosomal protein L36, with amino-acid sequence MKVRASVKPICDKCKVIKRHGKIRVICKSNPKHKQVQG